The genomic region AAAGGCAGTAATGCCTCAATGAACTGAATCAAAGTCCTCGTAGGCAAGCTTGAGTAATCACCTGCTGTTACGCCCCCCAAGGAAGCTAATCCAACACCCagaaaaaataagatgataTATTACCATACGTATACCGTTGATGCCAAGAAAGATGGATGTGAGAGATCCTTCACAACCCTTTTGGACATAAACTTGCCAATAGCACTTAAAAAGGAAGTAGTTAAATTGTGCAAGAGTTTCTGCTAAACCCCAACAACAGCAAACAAATACCTCATTGGGAATTCCAAGTCTAAGATTTATCTGTCTAGTCTCACTTGAATAAAGtcaagaagaagagaaaaagcaTACATAAACTGGACAGCAGCTATCAATTAATTTCCTCACAGCACTTCTTTCCGGTAAGGGTCATAGAATACAGTCAATGGAAAGAAGCATCAATATGTAGACATTATGTCTGATAGCAAAAGATAGAACCTGACAGAACTAGTAAGAAAGCAAAAACTGATGCCTTCACGTAATGCCGGTCTAAGATTTCTTAGCTGTTTCTTGatattaactattaaataacCTGCAAGAACATCTTTGAATCTTAAAGCGGCATTCTGTGAGCATATAATTTCTTGCTCTTTTAGCCTCCATTGCCGCAGTCCCAGTTGTCTCCGGTTCTATCTTTTGCTATCAAACACAACGTCTACATCTTAGTCGTTCGGTACAGGGTCAGATATAATTTCTCCTCTAGCTCTACGAGTTGGTAGAATTGCAAAGTTGAAAATAGATAACTGACGggcaaaatagaaaaatttgtTTCAACTTGGGGCAAAGAAAGCTCAAGCTCAAGCTCAAGCCTTCACCATTAATTGCCTTTGCCTTGCCTTTCTATGCTCCGAGAAGATTAACCCGCTAAATGATCATACTCTCCGCAATTAAAGCATTTGCTCCTATAACCTCCCGTTATTACCATTCTGTCACTTTGCTCTCTCCATTTCAAAATCTTCTCAATTTGCTTGAACTCTCAATTACCAACAACTGCCTTACTCTTACCCAACAATGCCATGCTCAAATATTCTCCATGGATTTCTCTCAAAATCCCTTTATAGCCACAAAACTTATATCTGCTTATGCTATTTGTGGTGTTCCAACTGCGTCAAAACTCGTTTTTAACTCGCTTGAAGTAAAAAGTGTACCTCTTTGGAACTCATTGATAAGTGGATATGTGAAAAACCAGGAAAATACTGAATCTTTTAGCTTGTTTTGTCAAATGTGTTCTTTTGGTGTATTGCCTGATGATTATACACTTGCAACACTATCAAAAGTTTGTGGCGAGATTGGTCATTTGATTGCAGGGAAAATCATTCATGGGTTAAGTTTAAAAATTGGGTTTGTTTTAGATACTGTTGTTGCCAATTCTCTTATGTCTATGTACTGTAAATGTGGTGAATTTAGTGAAGCTTTGAAACTGTTTGATGAAATGCCTGAGAGGAGTGTTGGTTCTTGGAATGTTGTTATAGCAGGATATTCGGATTCAGGGGATCGTAATTTGAATCAGCAGATCGTAGATTTGGTTAAAGATATGCAAATTGATGGTTTTAAGCCGAATGCATTTACAGTTTCAAGTCTTTTGGTTTTGTGCGACGGTGATATTGAAAAACTGGATTATGGGAGGGAACTTCATGGTTTTATAGTTAGAAATGAATTGGATTTAGGTTGTTTGGGTTCAGATGTTCATCTGGGATCTTGTTTGATTGATATGTATTCGAGGATTAACAGAGTTGAAAAGTGTATGCAGTTGTTTGATCAAATGAAGAGGAGAAATGTTTACGTCTGGACAGCAATGATCAATGGCTATGTGCAAAATGGAGCTCTGGAAGAAGCTTTAACTCTTTTTCATGAAATGCAGGCGAAAGATGGAGTAGAACCCAATAGGGTAACTCTAGTGAGTGTTCTTCCTATTTGTAGCTCACTTGCTGGTTTACCTGGTGGGAAGCAAATTCATGGATATGCAATTAGGAAAAGACTGAATTTTGATGCGTCTTTATCAAATGCTTTGATTGACATGTATTCCAAGTGTGGGAGCTTGAATTATGCAAGACGAGTATTTGACAATGGCACTTTTCGCAGAGATGCTATCTCCTGGAGTTCAATAATTTCTGGCTATGGCTTGCATGGGAAGGGAGAGGAAGCAGTGTTCTTATATGATAAGATGCTTCAGCTAGGGAATAAACCAGATCAGATAACAGTAATAGGGGTTATTTCTGCTTGTGGCAGGTCAGGATTGGTTTATGAAGGCCTCCGTATCTATAACTCTGCAATAAGTGAATATGGAATTAAGCCGACTATTGAGATTTGCGCCTGTTTTGTGGATATGTTAGGCCGATCAGGTCATCTTGGACTAGCATTAGAGTTTATTGGAAGAATGCCTATAGAACCTGGACCAAGTGTCTGGGGGGCTCTTGTTAGCGCTTCCATAATGCATGGGAATCTTGAAATGCAAGATCTAGCTTATGGTTTTCTTATTCAGTCAGAACCTGAGAATCCTTCGAATTATGTCTCACTCTCAAATTTACATGCTTCTTCTAGGAGATGGGATAATGTAGCTGAGGTGAGAACCATAATGAAGGAAAGGGGTTTAAGGAAAACACCTGGGTGCAGTTGGATAAACATTAATAATAGAACTCATTGTTTTTACGCTGCTGATAAAGTACATCCACGTTCCAACTCTATCTATGAATTGCTGGATGGTCTTATACTTTTGATGAAGGGAACAACTCATTCTCCTGTTGTTCAGAATGCTATCAGCTATTGAAAACTGATAATCGATGGGCTATTTCCAAATACCTGATTGTTGAGGACATCTTGCATAAGCCACATGGTGCCACTAGTggtatatttgatgaatgaaGCTCGACTGCAATCTATGCTCGAGGGCATGAATAGTTGTATGCTACCCCTGTCTTCAGTTGTTCAGGTGAcatggtttatttatttactttttgtcATGCAAGAAATATAAACATCTAAAAGGCTGTGTTACCCTTCTGTAGATTTATTTGGAAGGCAAATGGAATCATCTCAGCTGGAAAAGATGTAAATCATGCCATTAGATTGTT from Ricinus communis isolate WT05 ecotype wild-type chromosome 9, ASM1957865v1, whole genome shotgun sequence harbors:
- the LOC8265701 gene encoding pentatricopeptide repeat-containing protein At3g12770, which codes for MIILSAIKAFAPITSRYYHSVTLLSPFQNLLNLLELSITNNCLTLTQQCHAQIFSMDFSQNPFIATKLISAYAICGVPTASKLVFNSLEVKSVPLWNSLISGYVKNQENTESFSLFCQMCSFGVLPDDYTLATLSKVCGEIGHLIAGKIIHGLSLKIGFVLDTVVANSLMSMYCKCGEFSEALKLFDEMPERSVGSWNVVIAGYSDSGDRNLNQQIVDLVKDMQIDGFKPNAFTVSSLLVLCDGDIEKLDYGRELHGFIVRNELDLGCLGSDVHLGSCLIDMYSRINRVEKCMQLFDQMKRRNVYVWTAMINGYVQNGALEEALTLFHEMQAKDGVEPNRVTLVSVLPICSSLAGLPGGKQIHGYAIRKRLNFDASLSNALIDMYSKCGSLNYARRVFDNGTFRRDAISWSSIISGYGLHGKGEEAVFLYDKMLQLGNKPDQITVIGVISACGRSGLVYEGLRIYNSAISEYGIKPTIEICACFVDMLGRSGHLGLALEFIGRMPIEPGPSVWGALVSASIMHGNLEMQDLAYGFLIQSEPENPSNYVSLSNLHASSRRWDNVAEVRTIMKERGLRKTPGCSWININNRTHCFYAADKVHPRSNSIYELLDGLILLMKGTTHSPVVQNAISY